In Juglans regia cultivar Chandler chromosome 13, Walnut 2.0, whole genome shotgun sequence, the DNA window GTCTGCAAAATCGTCTGTACCTAGACGAACACAGGCTCATGGAGGAAGAGTAAACCAATTGAAGACACGAGGACGAAGATGGTACAAGAGAGTAGTTTTCGAAACAGTCTCATTAATGAAAACAGTCTCATTAATGAGACTGTCtaatttcattaatgaattgaagttacaactgtgacttatcaatacatgGAAAAATCCAGACTATAAGCCAAACTACGCATAAGCTCtggggcttccccacacacaaattcctttgtggcagacattgtcttaacttctcaatAAACTCTCTCATAACAGAGAAAGCGTTGTGTAAACAGAACTTGAAGGCTCCTCTATCCTCCTAGGGAGGAAAGGTACGAGACACTGCTATGGACACTAAATCTaatagcctatttcttttttataaaacactaaaataacaaaaaaacaaataaaacacattAACAACAAACAACTAAACTACAAAACCACAAGCTTCGGTGTGACCTGGACGTCACGCCGACAGCAAGCATCGGCATCTCGAGCTCTGACGGCACGAGCAATAGGCTCATGCACGGACACAACAGCCTCCACTACGCAGGTagcatgtaacaccccgtatttttttttagtgtgtttatttttatgatttttaatttgtgaaaattaaatttgacatgtttccttaatattaattattgttatacatttaattttcttttcatattaaattaacttgttgttgggtttaattatttattttcattttaatcactacatttgaattattttattttacttgctgttttaaaaccgtttccgttggatcttttttgtgacccaagatgtgaggattggacctcatttctttccctacattttatttttcctcttttatttttccttcctttttcttttcttcctttcttttctttcttttctttttttttcttcttctggttTCCTCCCGTGTGCGACGCcaggccctccctctctctgtctGATTCTTCCTTCacccctagcgccgccgtgcgccggcggtggtcgacaccgcccggcttcccagcacccccacccaccggcgacctccccctccagTTTCCAACCCCAGCCGCgtcgccgttagcctccacgcaccacacgaagccgtGACATTCCTTGcaccgctgcgccgccgtcacgccacctccggccaccatctcttcaccacatcatcatcgacctcctagcaatcCAATGGACctaaccccacctccgatctgtcaccggtgaagccccaccatcaatatttccgttttgggtatttttgcacttcaaccacctattgcgccgccacccacggccaatcaccaccaccactagcttcaccgacatccctaagccctaccctatcaatctcgggtcttcgtttacacccgttcaaaagtgggtttttgagacccacagccacagtgcatttgacactgttttgttgctgcgttgccgcttctagcacctccgtgatctttcaaaaattatattataacattgtaagtatttttcccaaagaacttttgagatttaaatgtatttctgcgctaattcatatttactgtgaatttattggttgtgccggactgagtccgaggagtaatgggatcggttggattggatgatggagttgtttgtgtgagattggtttatgctatgaaatttgttggctgattcgggtttaaatattggtgttttgagtttgacgttggtcatgatgaatattggtgatttttaggaggtgatgatatatttttggattattggtttggtgttttggaaatgtttagaagggtttgttggggccttttaacatctagaagtgttgagatattttttcttgttgtggagttgtgaacggaGAGAGAGTAGTGTGTAGTGTCGTCCTGGTTAAATTGTTGACGATTGCTTGGGAGTATGAGCTActgaaataagtgtgagttagtgTGTGATAATcggagttgacattggttttgatgcttgtattggacaatactgagattggtatataatatttttgggtcgaagtgtgggctgtccagattgttatttggttgtttgagttggattaaacttgctgaattatggtctagaaattgggtcttaagttgtctaagaccaattttgtgttgttggactttaatatttgtttatattattttttatgaataggtgacgagatggatagagaccgtattcaagtcatagataatgcgctgcaggagtcaggtaagcggggttcctatgctaggtcttacacgaattatttgagactgaggttgattttctaaaaactttgcatattttttgtggtgaaatgagaatttgggaaaaacaaaaccaacctcggtcgtttatttgcatactcatgaaatctgtacgaaaaagagaaaaatatgttctgacatgcattgtgtagacatgagctaaattctgtcatgtgatttctgaaatctgaaaaatgagcgatattgagaatatgaaaagttgtgcatttatttgaaaagatattctggcttttgtgttcaacgtgtgtaaactgtctgattctgttttggtactctgtattattttaatataacatctgaaaacctttggcattgtgtactggttttcgtatctgactctgtctctgctttgctctgctctgctctgttatgctctgctctgtttgggttggtaccaacttctctgtctctgagtgcacccactttggaaataaagtggttttattgtggtctttcctgtgtgcacactcggggctccgagaagaataaaggaaagatttcacctttgtctttgcctggtttggccaccggggttagcacaaccctaccacgggggtgaaacatggtctctgctctgtttgatgctctgtttggatctgatgatgatactcagtttatgttatgccaaagtattatgggttttacttgtcttaaaaccatcgctctgttacttttgaaagtatgttttgttctacatggtaactctggaaaatattttgttctgcatgctatactttgtaaatgctcatgtttgcacgctagcatatgacttctgcttactgagttgttgataactcaccccctatcattataatatttttcagatgatgtggagagtccaaatgaggacctagattagattgctgtttgtgtttaagctgagtagatgttggtagaagaaggacttatggtgttcttagttttaatgtctttgagttttattaatatcttgagttttagtaagatttatgaaattattggttgggttgttatgactatTGAGAGATTtcggactccttagtttattttagctgcagtaatgactttgtggagttttcaaggtggttatttagaactcttgatattgagttttgctattaaagatttgagttttattttagttgtattggtaaataagttcttaagagacagGTAGTAAGTCTCCAGACCATCCaagtttggggcgttacatagcACCTACACACGAGCACTGGTCGCACAATATCACCGATCATGACATCGCCCCTACTCTCGAATAGCTCTTTTCCCAGATTGCGTCCGATCCAAAGGTTCAACACTTCACTCAGGTCAACAGAAGAACAGAAGAATAGAAAAACAAACAGCAACAAAATACTGGAATAgaacaacaaagaaacagaaaaataaagcGAATTAACAGTGCACGACATGTCGGTAGTGGCGCGTGCAGGGTTTTGGTCACTCAAGGAGGAAAACTGAAGGTCAATCTTGGAAGCCTCGGAGTCAGGGAGTCCAGAGAAGTCAAGCAGGGCAGCGACAGAGGGTCCACGGTGGCGCGTGATGGGCATGCGTAGACGAGATCCGGAGCTTTGTCCCGCGCGTGCGGTCTATGCTCCACTTCAATGAATGCCATATTTGGTGGTCTTGAAGATTGGCGGCTGGTGTGCTGGCGCAGGcaatcaaaaataaaacttatactCCTAAAAATACCTGCAGTAGTGTAAGTAAGGATCGTTCACAAGGAGAGTATTTAGCCTATTTTTATGCTATGTGAACAaggattggggggggggggatttgaGTATaacgaaaaaaattttaagaagaataactaaaaaataattcaaattaaaatatcgaaatcaatcaaaagaacaaaccttagtctaagtcaacatccacCATCAGAATTTTACAAATGATCatcgatgcaaatatatattaattcatactttgaatattcaccgttggaattattttcctatctctccttagttgtagttaattagaaaacaagcgatctaattaaccttaaccactaaacaacccaagacaagcgctaaaggtttaatctagtagcaaccttaagaattagagagattGATGAAGCTAAATAACACAAGCACAAGCAGTTGCATTTAATTTCGTCGAGCGTTCTTCctaagatctaataatttctgACGCAgcaacatcaaatcttagttgcttcacaaattagagGGATCAAACATTTACGAATTTGATGCCTAATCTAGCAGTAGATTGCAacgaataataaactagtaggcctcctagtaattaaacgagacaatcatgaaaatagaCATAGAAAAACATTCGATACTCAAAGGCtaaattgaacactaaaaacaaataagatctcacagttttattgatttCGAGGCTTCTGTTTCCTTCgaccaattatgaaagtttagccaCACCAAGCTATCATGAAAACTGGAAGGAAAAGTtagagaagaggggagagagatgcCCTAGTGTGATGATTTTCCTCTTTTACACGTCCATGCCCCCTTATTAGAATCGtacaaaatatactaaaatattctaaacattGTCCTCAAATAACCATATCTAAATCTTACTTAATTAAgggaaatataaaataaaatagagtcctaATATCATTAGGAAAATGGTGTTTTCCAGCTATAACTTTCATGCACCTGATCTCCAAAACATTTGCAATTAAATCGCACATTTGAATTGCACGATAAGGCTGAACGTTCTGAAACGTCAGCAGTGCAGGGGTGTCAACTTCAAGCCCGATTTTGACCTTTATGCAGACTGtatatttcaaaacttaaaacagaAAAGTTGTAGATCTTTGTCTTGGTGTTCCATAGCATCTTGAATAATCTCAATCGAAGCTCTTATGAGAGAGTTATGCCCATATTACGAAGCAATATCGAAACTATCAAGAACCACCCAAATTCGTTTTGCATTAAATGACTCCATTtgcttcctaaataaaaatataagaataatgagtacatttaggtaccaaataagtataaaagactaaacattaagggagaaaaatctgacactttgcattctcatcaAATTCCCTCACACTTAACTTTTGCTTGTCCTCGGGCAAAACTCAAATTCACTTTCCCAAAAACACCAAGGTTGCTATGCCATCAATAAAGAACAACCAAGctcttcaaaactcataacatgtcatgaacattcttaatcaacttaaaattacttAGTAAGCATTTTCACTCGAAGATGGAGTAAACTAAATACGTAGACCCTCACAGAAATAAACACTTGACTCTCATGTGTTTGTAGGGTATGTGTTTTGCTCAAATTCATTCCAATGGAAATGATCTACCGTAGGCTTGCATATCTTCTCATTCTCCACCACTGAGATCACATGCATAACACGAATCATAAGAACTTTTCAAGGGTTGTAATGGGGTTTAGGATCAAGGTGGGAAAAATTTGGTAGTGTAGCTCAAAAGCCATTGAAACTAGTGGAATAAAAATGAATCAACTCAAGCTCGAATATATAAGACATGTAAAACCAATCACTCCATTCAGCAGTTTCTTCAATTTGGTTTTAAAGCATTTAAACTATGTAAAACTCTTGCATTGAAAAATAGATCGTTCAAAAAGACAAGGAACGATCATTCACAACAGCTTCCACCTTGTATATATCACGTATAAATAGACCCATTTATTGGAATTTTAGGAGGAATTATGAACATTGATAGTTTGTAATATCAAAAGCAATTTCCTCCAtcacttcctttcttcttttctttttttttttttttctttttaccaaaATGACATCAACAATAGAACTCACGAATTGAGAATGAGAACATGTTCCATTTCATCAATCATAGCCATACCATAAATCCAGACACCCCCACACTTATTTCTTGCATACTCATACATATCATAATGATGAACAATGCTCCACTAGCTTTATAGCTTGggtaattgtaattttttttgggtttaaagCTTGTAACGTGGGTTCacaataaatggaaaaaaaaaacaataaagctcaaaggggctcaacaaagggaaaaattaattacaaggtAGGCTATTTGGCCTATGTAGCTTATAACAAAGAGGGCCTTAatcatgttcatgcatgcatgtgtcaaTATGACCTTAAAGAGAATCAAGGCAAGTTCTAGAGAAATAAATCCATGGAAGACTATCtcacatggaaaaaaaatagtgagactgATATGGATGTGTCAGTCTAAAGGCTCAAATTCTCACCAACTTTTGTCTACCAAATTTAGTCACTACCATTCTCAAGGAAAATAACTAGACTAATTAATTCTAAGTTGGAAAATTACTTATTCAATCAAGTTATGAATTTTTTCAAGCTTAATTGAATCTTGCTCATGACACAACCAAATATCCTTGaaaaccacaaaaacaaaaagcaaaatttttttttaaataaaaaaaattaaaacacaacctaaatcccTTCCCCCATAGTTAAAACTTACATTGTCCCCAATGTAAGGTGAAATgcaaagaaaagacaaaaataatcaaaatataaatgcgagaataaaaaaacaaactccCATTGGATTGCCTCCCAAGCAGTGCTTTTGTTTATTGTCGTTGGCTCGACTCAAGGCTTTCTTCTTCAATCAGTATAAATCGGATCCTCAAGGTCCAATTTTGCCACATTCTCTACTTGGAAACCTTCATAGAAAGTCTTGAGTCTATGACCATTCACCTTGAACACTTTAGAAGTTGTTAAACTTTGAATTTCAACTGCACCATGAGGAAACACATTAGTAACAACAAAAGGTCTAATCCAACGAGAACGCAACTTAcccgaaaacaaacgaagcaGTGAATGCTATAGAAGGACTTTTTGACCAATTTTAAACTCCTTCCTAGAGATCATCTTATCGTGAAAAGCCTTCATCTTTTCCTTGTAAATCCTTGCACGCTCGTAGGCATCATTGCGAATTTCCTCTAACTCTTGTAGTTGCAACTTCCTGTGTTCTCCACTTTCATCCATCTTCATGTTGAAACTCTTGATAGCCCAATAAGCCTTGTGTTCTAACTCAACTGGAAGGTGGCATGGTTTCCCAAACACCAACCGATAAGGTGACATACCAATAGCCGTCTTATGCTCCTTAAGGACCTGCACAAGCTTTTCTTCTTGTGGTACACTAAGTTCACTAGAGATGATCATTGGTAACGTTCCCCCTTCTCCAAAGAACACGTACTTGAGGTAACTGGGAAGAGGCTTCAAATCTGGAATGGGGGCCTATAAAACAGAGGGTAAAGGCCTTTCGTTAAAAATTGGTAACGCAATATAAGGAACGTTACTTGACTGCTGTAACTTTGGAAAATCATTCAACGCTGCAATAGTTTCCTGCAAATCAGTACTCAAGGCTAActcctcattctctttctcaAGATGCTTACTAATGGAAACTTCCAATCCTTCTTTTccatcaagttcaaaaacttcCTGTGCTAAAgaatcaatcacatcaatagaata includes these proteins:
- the LOC109011679 gene encoding uncharacterized protein LOC109011679: MIDLGASINVMSYSIYASLKLGPLNKTSVVIQLADKSNAYPKGVVEDVLVQINDLVFPADFYVLGIENGDQTTLILLGRPFLKTSKTKIDVHSGTLTMEFDGEIIKFNIYDAMKYPGDDNYVYSIDVIDSLAQEVFELDGKEGLEVSISKHLEKENEELALSTDLQETIAALNDFPKLQQSNLKPLPSYLKYVFFGEGGTLPMIISSELSVPQEEKLVQVLKEHKTAIGMSPYRLVFGKPCHLPVELEHKAYWAIKSFNMKMDESGEHRKLQLQELEEIRNDAYERARIYKEKMKAFHDKMISRKEFKIVEIQSLTTSKVFKVNGHRLKTFYEGFQVENVAKLDLEDPIYTD